Proteins from a genomic interval of Thamnophis elegans isolate rThaEle1 chromosome 2, rThaEle1.pri, whole genome shotgun sequence:
- the LOC116503849 gene encoding Golgi apparatus membrane protein TVP23 homolog B-like isoform X3: MSRKPKKSKIRHPIASFFHLFFRVSAIIVYLLCELLSNSYIACMVTIILLLSCDFWAVKNVTGRLMVGLRWWNQVDDDGKSHWVFEARKASAHRRKAISEAESRIFWLGLITCPLLWVIFAFTALFSFKVKWLAVVIMGVALQGANLYGYIRCKVGSRKNLTSAATFYLGRQFLRQTTPKDDQTVS; this comes from the exons ATGTCTAGAAAGCCCAAGAAATCAAAAATAAG ACATCCTATAGCCTCCTTTTTCCACTTGTTCTTCCGTGTCAGTGCAATAATTGTCTACTTACTTTGTGAATTGTTAAGCAACAGTTATATTGCCTGTATGGTGACAATCATCTTACTTCTATCGTGTGACTTTTGGGCAGTGAAG AATGTCACAGGAAGGTTGATGGTTGGCCTCCGATGGTGGAATCAGGTTGATGATGATGGCAAAAGTCACTGGGTGTTTGAAGCCAGGAAG GCATCTGCTCATAGGAGGAAAGCTATTTCAGAAGCAGAGTCCAGAATCTTCTGGCTAGGATTAATCACGTGTCCTTTACTCTGGGTGATTTTTGCCTTCACTGCCCTGTTTTCTTTCAAAGTTAAGTGGCTG GCAGTGGTAATTATGGGTGTAGCATTGCAAGGAGCTAATCTTTATGGCTATATTCGGTGCAAAGTGGGTAGCAGGAAGAACCTGACCAGCGCAGCAACTTTCTACTTGGGAAGGCAGTTCCTGCGGCAG ACCACGCCCAAGGACGACCAAACTGTATCTTGA
- the LOC116503849 gene encoding Golgi apparatus membrane protein TVP23 homolog B-like isoform X1, whose translation MLRQVGSQGLLFPSAGPGRRDSNDETEDVSLFDEREDEMSRKPKKSKIRHPIASFFHLFFRVSAIIVYLLCELLSNSYIACMVTIILLLSCDFWAVKNVTGRLMVGLRWWNQVDDDGKSHWVFEARKASAHRRKAISEAESRIFWLGLITCPLLWVIFAFTALFSFKVKWLAVVIMGVALQGANLYGYIRCKVGSRKNLTSAATFYLGRQFLRQTTPKDDQTVS comes from the exons ATGTTGCGGCAGGTGGGATCTCAGGGGCTATTATTTCCTAGCGCTGGCCCGGGACGCCGA GATAGTAATGATGAGacggaagatgtttcactttttgATGAAAGAGAAGATGAAATGTCTAGAAAGCCCAAGAAATCAAAAATAAG ACATCCTATAGCCTCCTTTTTCCACTTGTTCTTCCGTGTCAGTGCAATAATTGTCTACTTACTTTGTGAATTGTTAAGCAACAGTTATATTGCCTGTATGGTGACAATCATCTTACTTCTATCGTGTGACTTTTGGGCAGTGAAG AATGTCACAGGAAGGTTGATGGTTGGCCTCCGATGGTGGAATCAGGTTGATGATGATGGCAAAAGTCACTGGGTGTTTGAAGCCAGGAAG GCATCTGCTCATAGGAGGAAAGCTATTTCAGAAGCAGAGTCCAGAATCTTCTGGCTAGGATTAATCACGTGTCCTTTACTCTGGGTGATTTTTGCCTTCACTGCCCTGTTTTCTTTCAAAGTTAAGTGGCTG GCAGTGGTAATTATGGGTGTAGCATTGCAAGGAGCTAATCTTTATGGCTATATTCGGTGCAAAGTGGGTAGCAGGAAGAACCTGACCAGCGCAGCAACTTTCTACTTGGGAAGGCAGTTCCTGCGGCAG ACCACGCCCAAGGACGACCAAACTGTATCTTGA
- the LOC116503849 gene encoding Golgi apparatus membrane protein TVP23 homolog B-like isoform X2 — MLRQDSNDETEDVSLFDEREDEMSRKPKKSKIRHPIASFFHLFFRVSAIIVYLLCELLSNSYIACMVTIILLLSCDFWAVKNVTGRLMVGLRWWNQVDDDGKSHWVFEARKASAHRRKAISEAESRIFWLGLITCPLLWVIFAFTALFSFKVKWLAVVIMGVALQGANLYGYIRCKVGSRKNLTSAATFYLGRQFLRQTTPKDDQTVS; from the exons ATGTTGCGGCAG GATAGTAATGATGAGacggaagatgtttcactttttgATGAAAGAGAAGATGAAATGTCTAGAAAGCCCAAGAAATCAAAAATAAG ACATCCTATAGCCTCCTTTTTCCACTTGTTCTTCCGTGTCAGTGCAATAATTGTCTACTTACTTTGTGAATTGTTAAGCAACAGTTATATTGCCTGTATGGTGACAATCATCTTACTTCTATCGTGTGACTTTTGGGCAGTGAAG AATGTCACAGGAAGGTTGATGGTTGGCCTCCGATGGTGGAATCAGGTTGATGATGATGGCAAAAGTCACTGGGTGTTTGAAGCCAGGAAG GCATCTGCTCATAGGAGGAAAGCTATTTCAGAAGCAGAGTCCAGAATCTTCTGGCTAGGATTAATCACGTGTCCTTTACTCTGGGTGATTTTTGCCTTCACTGCCCTGTTTTCTTTCAAAGTTAAGTGGCTG GCAGTGGTAATTATGGGTGTAGCATTGCAAGGAGCTAATCTTTATGGCTATATTCGGTGCAAAGTGGGTAGCAGGAAGAACCTGACCAGCGCAGCAACTTTCTACTTGGGAAGGCAGTTCCTGCGGCAG ACCACGCCCAAGGACGACCAAACTGTATCTTGA